Genomic window (Paenibacillus sp. PK3_47):
GAGCCGATTAGTCACCTGGAAACGGAAAACGAAGAAAAGATTAAAAATGTAGTCCTGCAAAATGGTGTTAAGTTACCGGCAGAACGCGGATTTATTGCATTCGGCAACAATCCCGTACATTCTGAGCTGGCGGAGCAGCTGGGAGTAAGTTTGCACAAAAACAGGCATATAGAGGCTAATAGACGCTCTCTCATGACTGATGTAGAGCATGTATGGGTGGCAGGGGATGTTGCTGTTCACGCGGAGCAGGCTACGGTTGCCATGGGTGACGGTGCGATTGCCGGGATCTGGATGAACAAGGTGCTGAAGAAACTCAATCCGGTGCAGCTTCCTCCAGCCCGAAAAAGACCTTCAACAGTAAAATAAGCTGAAAGCTTTGCACCACTATGGACGATTCTCCCTACTTGCGGTGAGCCAGGCCGCATCTTGTCGGAAAATATGATAAAATAGGCAAAAAGAGCAAAAGTGGTGGAGAATGGTGACGATGGATAGTGAGGTTTTGCGTCAAAAGCTGGAGCAACTCACCGGAAAGAGAACCGGAATCAAGCAGTTAGGGAGGCAGCATTCGGCTTCCCTTTTCGCCATGGGCACTGAAGGCGGAGAGGAGTTGGTCACTCATGACGGTTATCTCTGGGTGCCCTTGTATGATAATGACGGAAGAGTAACTGCTGTATGGGTGGAGCTTGAAGGCCTCTCTACCCTTGAGGTACAGCTGGTCAACTATGCAGCGCGCAATTTCTCGGTTGCCCTCAAGGCTACCGGACTCAAGGAAGAGGGGGAAGTCGAAGCACGGCAGCTTAGTGCATGGCTTAACTCTCAACTGGAGCAGGAGAAAACTGATGCGGAAATCCCTGATGATATGTCTTTGAAGGGACGTTTGTTCGGCGAAATGATCCCCTTCCTGCTGGTTAGCGAAAATGTACATAATCCGCAGATATCCTACCGTTCGCTGATGAAGCTGCTGCGCAATTATTTTGAGAATGAAGTGATACTCATCCCTCTGCAGGAGAAAGAATGGCTAATTTTAGCCCGTAAAGAACTGCTCACCGGTGGAGATGATAAGGAAGATGAGGAAGAAAGTGCTGATGAGCTGCTTGCACAGACCTGCATGGGGCTGCATGAGTTGATTGCCAGTGAATGGGTCGGTGTGTTTCATTTGGCCGTAGCCCCGGCAATCGTTCCGGTAAAAGGACTGACGGGTTCTGTAGCACTGCTGAGAGAGACGATTGTGCTGGGACGTATTTTTCAGGTCGGAGATTATATTCATCTTCCCTGGGAACTGCACATGGAGCGTCTGGTTAACAGTATTCCTGATGGCCGGCGCAGACAGCTGCTGGGACAGATCGGAGATTATTCCTCTGTGCTCGCGGATAAGGAAATGCTGCTGACGCTGGAGACATTTTTTGAAATGGACTGCAATGTCAGTGAGACTGCAAAGAAGCTGTATATCCACCGCAACACCCTGCTCTACCGCCTGGATAAAATCAAACAGGAGACAGGCGCAGATGTACGCAGTTTTGGGGATGCGGCGATTGTGAAGTTAGCCATGTTATTGTATAAAGTGACGAAAAGAAAATAGGTTTTTTGTGAACGTTACAAATAGCCAGAAGGACCCGTCTGGGTTAAGATAAGTGTACAAGAAAGCGATTTATTTTTTATCCTAACAATAAACTCGAGGGGGAAATACAATGGCAGGCGTACGTTTAGAGCATATTTTCAAAAAATACCCGGGTTCCGATAAAGCAACAGTAATGGATATCAATCTTGATATTAAAGATAAAGAATTTCTCGTACTGGTAGGTCCTTCCGGTTGCGGTAAATCCACAACTCTCCGTATGATCGCCGGTCTGGAAGAAATCTCTGAAGGTAAAATGTACATTGGCGACCGTGTAGTTAATGACGTTGCACCTAAAGACCGCGATATCGCGATGGTATTCCAATCCTACGCCCTGTACCCGCACATGAGCGTGTACCAGAACATGGCGTTCGGTCTGAAACTGCGTAAAGTTAAGAAAGAAGAGATTGACAAGAAAGTACGCGAAGCTGCCAAGATCCTCGATATCGAGCACTTGCTTGAGCGTAAGCCTAAGGCCCTGTCCGGTGGTCAACGCCAACGTGTCGCTTTGGGACGTGCGATTGTCCGTGATCCGCAAGTCTTCCTGATGGATGAGCCTCTTTCCAACTTGGATGCTAAACTTCGTGGTCAAATGCGTGCGGAAATCACTAAGCTGGTTAAACGCCTTGAAACTACTTGTATCTACGTAACGCATGACCAAACAGAAGCTATGACGATGGGTGACCGTATCGTAGTTATGTATGATGGTATCATTCAACAAGCCGCTTCCCCTGAAGAGCTGTACAATGAGCCAACTAACCTGTTCGTAGCCGGATTTATCGGTTCCCCTACAATGAACTTTATCAATGGTACACTGTCCGAAGTTAACGGTTCCGTTCGCTTCCGCGCTGACAACCTTGATGTTGAAGTTCCAGGCGGCAAAGCTACAATCCTGCGCAACAAAGGTTACATCGGCAAAGAAGTAATCATGGGTCTGCGCCCTGAAGATATTCACGAAGAGCCAGTATTCCTGGAAGCTTCCCCGAACACCATCTTCACTTCGCTGGTTGATGTTACTGAGAACCTGGGTCACGAAATGCTCCTCTACCTGAGCGGCGTTGGTGCAGGTACTGTAATCGCCCGTGTGGACGGACGTTCCACTACACGCGAAGGCAGCAAGCCAAAATTGGCAATCGATATGAACAAAATTCATATCTTCGATAAAGAGTCCGAACTGAACGTATTGCTGGGCTAAGATAGCAGTATCTTCCCTGCTTGAGAAAGCCGCCTGAAAGGGCGGCTTTTTTTATTTTTAGAGGACGATAGTCCTTGAGGGATGCCAGGCAGGGAAACGGCAAAAGAATTGCATTCATAAGCGTTATCCATTAAGATAGCAGGAGAATTACCTGCAGATGTAAAAGGGATAATTTGCTGAATTGATGCGGGCATAGCGGACAAACCGCAGGTGACGAAAGGAAGAATAGATATGGCTAAGAAGGTAAAAGTATCGGAATTGGTACAGAATTTTCAACTTGAAGTCGTATCCGGACATGAAGGTCTGAAAAGACCGATTACAGTGGATGACCTGAACCGTCCGGGGCTGGAGATGGCCGGTTATTTTGAATATTATCCGGAGGAGCGCGTTCAGCTGCTGGGTAAGACGGAGCTTGCTTTTTTCTCCATGCTGCCTGAAGGGGAGCGTGAGAGCCGGCTTCGCGGAATCTGTAACGACAATACTCCGTGTATCGTAATTACAAGAGGATTGGATGTACCGCAGGAGCTGATCGATATTAGCAATGAAAAGGGGCTTCCGGTGCTGCGGAGCGCCATGGCGACTACGATTTTCTCCAGCAGACTGACAAGCTTCCTGGAGGGCCGCCTCGCTCCAACGGCAACGATCCATGGCGTTCTTTGTGACGTATACGGTGTAGGTATGCTGATTACAGGCAGCAGCGGGATCGGTAAGAGTGAAACTGCACTTGAACTGGTCAAACGCGGCCACCGGCTGATTGCCGATGATGCGGTAGAGATCCGCCAGACTTCAGATAATCAGCTGCATGGTACGGCGCCCGAGCTGATCCGTCACCTGCTGGAAATCCGCGGCGTCGGGATTATTAATGTAATGACCCTCTTTGGCGCAGGTGCGATCCGCAATCACAAACGGATTACGCTGGTGGTGCGTCTGGAAGCCTGGCAGCAGGATAAACAATATGACCGGCTTGGTCTGGATGAGGAAACAACACGGATCATTGATACCGATATTCCTCTCGTAACGATTCCGGTGCGTCCGGGACGAAATCTTGCCGTTATTATTGAAGTGGCAGCCATGAACTACCGCTTGAAGCAGATGGGCTTCAATGCAGCCCTGCAGTTTACCAATAAACTTACAGCCACCATTTCTGAAGATATGGATGATCTGGACTAGGAGTGTGAGACGATGTTTTATTCTTTGGCGATTGATCCGATCGTGTTCTCGATCGGTTCACTGCCGGTTCACTGGTACGGCCTGATTCTGGGATTCGGCGCACTTGCCGGACTGTTCCTCGCGATCCGCGAAGGGAAGCGGTTTAATATCCCGCAGGAATTCTTCATGGACCTGCTGCTGCTTGGTGTGCCTTCAGCCATCATCGGCGCGCGGATTTATTTTGTAGCTTTTATGTGGGATGACTATAAGGATAATTGGATCGATATCTTCAAAATCTGGAACGGCGGGATCGCCATTTACGGTGCCCTGATCGGGGCGATTATCTGCGGTATTATTTATTTCCGGCGCAAGGGATATCCGTTCTGGAGAATCGTTGATATCTGTGCACCGGGACTGCTTGCCGGACAAATGATCGGCCGCTGGGGTAACTTTATCAATCAAGAGGCTTACGGTGGTGTTGTAGCGGAATCCTTCCTGCGCGACAAGCTGCATTTGCCGGACTTTATCGTGAATCAAATGTACATAGGGGATGCGTTCCATCATCCCACTTTCCTGTATGAATCGCTTTGGAGCCTGCTGGGAATCCTGCTGCTGATGGTGCTGCGCCGTCAGAAGTTTGTACGTGCAGGTGAAATTTTCTTATCCTATTTCATTTGGTATTCGATCGGCCGCTTCTTTATCGAAGCACTGCGTACAGACAGTCTGGCCTTCAACGGAAGCAGCGGTGTAGCATCGCTGATCAACGGCATGTGGAAACCGATGGAATGGCTGGGCTTTGAACAAGGCTATCTCGACCCGGCTTACGGCAATATCCGGATCTCACAGCTGCTGGCGATTCTGATCATTGTTGTCGCAGTCGTGCTGATTATCGTCCGCCGGGTGACCGGGCAGGCGAGTGCACACTATTCGGATCCCATTGTCAGCACCAAAGGGACCACAGCAGATGCTGTAGTTCCTGATCATGCAGCTCATACAACCCAGAATGCTTCCCAGGCCAGACCGGCGGAACAAGACAAGCCTGAGGGCGGCACACCAAAGGAGTAATCTCTGCAATGATAGAATGCGTACTTTTTGATCTGGACGGTACAATTGTAAATACCAATGAGCTGATCATCAATTCATTCATGCATGCGCTGAAGGAAAACAATCTGTCTCCCCTGACAAGGGAGCAGATTATTCCCTATATGGGTACAACACTGCAGCAGCAAATGAGCGCTTTCTCCGGGATTGAGGATACAAGCGCCCTTGAGCTCTCCTACCGTGCCTACAATAATGCACATCATGATGAACTGATTGCTTCCTTTCCGAATGTGACGGAGACGATGGAGGAGCTGAGACGCCGCGGAATCCGCATGGGCATTGTGACGACGAAGATCCGTCCGACGACGCTCAGGGCGCTGGAGATGTTCGACCTGCTGAAATATATGGATACCATTGTCACCGTCAATGATGTCACGCATCCCAAGCCCCATCCGGAGCCGGTGCTGACCGCTGTCCGCAGCCTGAACGCTGATCCGGGCAGAACCCTGATGGTAGGCGACAGTGCCGTTGATATTCAATCCGCCAAGGCGGCGGGGGTGCTTGCAGCAGGAGTGGCCTGGTCACTCAAAGGTGAGGAGACGCTGCGCCAATACGATCCGGATTATATCATCCATGACATGACCGATTTATACGATATCGTAGGCAAGGGATGAAGCCATGGTGAGAAAAGTAACCCGCTATCCGGTGGAAGAGCATAACGCACTTTGGCATATCTACCGAACAGTCAGCCCGTGGAAGGGCGTGCGTAATTTTATTTTTATCCAGATTGCCCGGTACTGCCCGATCCTGCCGCTCAAGAACTGGATTTACCGCCGGCTGCTTGGGATGAAAGTGGGCAAACATACGGCGTTCGGGCTGATGGCGATGGTGGATGTGTTTTTTCCGGAGCTGATAACGGTCGGTGAAAATTCTGTGATCGGCTATAACACGACAATTCTGGCCCATGAATACCTCATCAAGGAGTATCGTCTGGGCGAGGTTATTATCGGGGAGAACGTACTGGTCGGTGCCAACAGCACCATTCTTCCGGGTGTAACCATCGGGGATGGATCGGTGATTGCAGCAGGCTCGGTCGTGCATAAGGATGTGGCGGCTGGAGCTTTTGTCGGCGGGAATCCGCTGAGGGAGCTGCGTCCGGCTTCTGAAGGTCCAATAGAAGAATAATGAACGGGTTAAGACCCTGCTGTTTCATATTGCGTGTACCGGCGCAGGAACGGCAGGGTATTTTATTTTCGGGAGTTGCAGGAAATTGAGCCAAACATTAAGAAACCTTTAAGTATCTGCAAAACCAAAGAAGCGTTATACTTGTACATAGCCGGAACATCAGATTGTGCAAGGGCGCCCGGCATAACCAAATATCAGAGTGAAAATACAGCAGGGACAGGCTTCCTGATATCTCACATCCAGACCTTCGTGCTTGGCATCCAATTGAACAGCCATCATAAGCAGAGAAGAGGAACTCTATTGTGAATGCGGCCCCTCAGGAAAGACTGCCCCAGCTGGATATTTACCGCGCTCTGGCGATTATTGGCGTACTTCATGTGCATGCTTCATCTTTTGCAGCCGGTGAGCAGGCGCTTCAGTCTCCTTACTACTACTGGCTCAACTGGATCAATATTTTTTTCAAATTCGGTACGCCGTCATTTATTTTTCTCAGCAGCTTTGTGCTGTTCTACAATTACTACGGACGTCCGGTAACGCGCAGCCTGATCGGGAATTTTTACCGCCGCAGACTGAAATATATTCTACTGCCCTATTTACTGGCATCGGTCGGGTATTATGGCCTCACCTTGTATGTGAACGGGGAGTTTATGCAGCATCCGGCAGAGAATCTGACAGGTTTTCTTAAGGCGCTGTTTACAGGTTCGGCATATGCGCATTTGTATTTTGTATTCATCAGCATCCAGTTCTATCTGCTGTTTCCGCTGCTCCTGAAGCTGCTGCAAACCTCACGGGTTTGGGTTCGCTGGACAGTTCCGCTCGGGCTTGCGCTGCAGTGGGGGTTTATCCTCTGGAACAAATATCAGCTGCATATCGTGGAAAAGGGCAGCCTGTCCATTTCATACCTGGCTTATTATATGTTGGGTGCTTATATTGCAATCCGGTTTGAGGAAGTCAAGCCGTGGCTGATGAAGCCGTGGAGGGAGCTGACGCCTTGGCTCAAACGGTTCACGCTAATGCTGGTCGTCTGCTGGCTGGGAGCGGCTTTTGCACATGTGCAGCTGTGGTATCAGGCCCGCCATTTTGGAAACTGGAAGGATTCATTGTGGTATGAGCTGCTGTGGAACCTGCATACGATGCTGTCTGCGCTGATGCTGCTGTACTTGGCATTCATGATTTACAGGAAGGTGCCGCGGGCCATAGTGGCTGCGCTGACACGGCTCGGAGAGCTGTCTTTTGCGGTCTATCTTATCCATCCGCTGCTGCTTGCTGTGTACAGAAGATTCCGCTTCAGTATACCGGTCGATTCACTGACTTATGTCCTGTTTATATATGGGGGACTGTTGGTGGCGCTGGGCGGAAGCTGGATCATTGTGCATTTTGCGTTCCGCCGGCTGCGCTGGTCGTGGATGGCTATCGGCAGTGTGCCGCGTTCGCTGGCTCCGCAGGTGCTTAACGTAAAGGGGCAGGGGATGAGCTTGCCGCAGGCCGGGGAAGAGAAGCAGGGGCAGAGCGTGTAGGGCTGCAGAACTCTTTTGACAGAGGAGATTAATTATTACGGGCATCCCAGAAGAACGGGGCTTTACAGGAGGAAAGTTATGAGTCAGAAAGAAAGAATTCCGCAGCTGGATATCTTCCGGGCGGTTGCGATTTTTGCAGTGCTGGCGATTCATGCCACTTCACGCACACTGGCGGAGACTACGGGAACATCGCTGTTTCATCCGTTTTTGTTCATCAACAAGTTCAGCCAGTTTGCGGTGCCATCGTTTGTGTTCCTGAGCGGATTCGTCCTGTTCTACAACTATATCGACCGTCCGCTGACCGGCAAAATGCTGGGCAAGTTCTATAGCCGCAGGCTGATCTATATTATTGTGCCTTATGTGGTGTTCTCCCTGCTGTATTTTGTGCTCAAAATGAATGCAGGCAATACGTGGGGCATGCCTCTTGATGAGATGGTGCGGAAAATGGGCAAATATTTGCTGACCGGAACCGCGTACACGCATTTGTACTACATCATTATTATCATCCAGTTCTATGTGCTGTTCCCGCTCTTTTTGTGGTGTCTGCAAAAGGTCCGCCGGCTTGCCGCCTGGGCGCCTGTAATCGGGCTTGCGCTGCAGTGGGGATTCGTCCTGCTGAACAAATATATGACGAACCACGGATACTGGCAGTTGTCCAAGGGCAGCCTGGCGATTACTTATTTCTCCTACTTCCTGTTAGGTGCGGCTGTGGCAGTCTATTACGGACCGCTCAAAAAATGGCTGATTCCCTCCCGGGAAGGCTGGCGCTCTGCTAAGGGAGCAAGCTGGATCGTGCTGTGGCTGCTGTGGGCAGCTGCAGGGATTGTGCACGTGGAGCTGTGGTTCAACAACTATACCAAAAAAACAGTCATCAACAGCCTCTGGTATGAAGGCTTCTCCAATCTGCACGCGCTGCTGTCCTGTCTAGTGCTGATGCAGCTGTCATTCCTGCTCTACGGAGCCGGACGCAGCCTGCTGACGAAACTGCTGGTCTCTGCCGGTGCCTGCTCATTCGGTATTTATCTGCTTCATCCGGCAATATTGTTCTACTACAGAAAGCTGCCGTTCCATGGCGGTTCCCTTGCGTACACAGCAGCAATATTCGGCGGCTGGCTGGCTGCTCTGGGGATTTCCTGGATCGTCGTTGCTTTTGTATTCCGCTATTTCAAGCTGGGCTGGGTGCTGTTTGGTTCTGCGCCGCAAAAGCCGAAGTCCAAGCTATCGGCCTAATCATAAAACGCCGGCTTCTCCACAGATGTGGGAGAAGCCGGCGTTTTTTGTTGCAGGCATGATTATAGATTTACTACATGCAGGATTATTCTATCGTTTCTGAAGCAGCCTCGATATCATTGTAAGCCCAGTGAGCTGTACTGACGTCCTTCCAGGTAGGCGTTCCGGAAATATTGGATGACGTCCAGTTAAACAGTTTGTTAAGAACGGTAACCGCTTCTGCCCGGGTGATGATCTGACCCGGACGGAAGGTGCCGTTACTGTATCCCTGCATCAGGCCTTTGGATTGTGCGGCTGCGATATCACCGGCCGCCCAGTGCCCCGCAATATCGGAGAACGATTGTGCGGTTGCAGCAGCAGGCTGATCCGCTGCGTATCTGGCGGCAATCGTGGCCATTTGCGCCCGGGTAATGCCATCATTCGGATTAAAGTTTCCGTTCTTGTCCCCGATCATCAGTCCCTGTGCAGTGATGAACCCGATCTGATTCCGGGCCCAGTGTGCAGCAGTGACATCCGGATAGGTAACAGCTTGTGACTGTGTACCACTGTCGTTCAGCAGTCTTGCCAGCATGGTTGCCATCTGCGCCCGTGTTACAGCACCTTCCGGTCTGAAGGTTCCGTCCGGGAAGCCTTGAATATATGGCGTGCGGCTGTTGACTGCCGGAGCCTCAGGAGTATTGGAGCTGCTATCGCCAAGCTGGCTGCTCAGATCCATTCCCTGCCAGCTTAACAGGGCGAAGGCTCCCCGCGGGTTAGCAGCAAACCGGATTCCTGGTGCACTGGTCCCTGTGGAGATGATCTCTCCTGAGAGCAGTTCTGAGCTGTTGTTACCCTGCTCAGCATATACAGCGAGTGACTTCAGGAAGCTGTCTCTCTGCTGAGTCTCGGCAGGCAAAGTCACTCCATTCAGCGGCAGCACAATGGAAACTTCGCTTCCGCCGGTCATATTGGTCTCTACCTCGACAGGTGTAGCTACAACCGTAGGCTGAAGCTGGGCAGAGATGTTCTGTACTGGTTCCGCCTGCAGCGCTCTTTGGCTGACGATATCGCGCTGCTGCTGATTTTTAACTGGTGTAAAGCGGAAATACAGATCATTATTCTGGGCTGCCAATGCTTCGTGAGGCACTACAGTCTCAATATAGCTTGTTGTAATGCCCAGATTAAGATCAGCCTGCTTGATGGCCTGCAGCGCTGCTGCAGGGAGTTGAACATTGAGTACATCTGCCGGGGTACCGGCATCCGGGACTGTAATCCGGAGGCTGTCTCCGCCGCTGTTCCGGATTTGGTTGACAGCTTCACTTGTTCTGTCATTTGGCAGAGTAAGCGTATCGCTGATTACACCATTCGTTACCGTTCTTGTTACATTGACAGGCAAGGTTCCGCCATTTCCAATGGACACAGTGGCTGGTATCGGTGTTGCGGTTGGTGACGCTGTAGCAACTGGAGTGCTGCCGCCGGAAGACGATCCACCAGTGCCCGGTGTCGGGTCAGTAGTTGGCACCGGTGTTGGCGATGCCGATGGTTCAGATGTTGAAGTTGGTGCAGGTGTTGAAGTTGGCGCCGGTGTTGATGTTGGAACTGGTATTTCTGTTGGAACTGGTGTCGAAGTCGAACCTGGCGTTTCAGTTGGAACTGGTGACTCCGTTGGTGTTGGTGCCTCTGTCGGTGTCGGCTGGGTAGCTTCAGGTACAACTACATTGCCTACAGAGAACAGATATCCAGCTGCTGTGACCGTAACGGTGTAGGTCTGTCCTTCGTCAAGGGCAGCCTCTACCTGATACGTTGTGCCGCCATCGGTTGTAGTCACATTAGCTGCTATGGCTCCGCCGCTAAGCGTAAAGTTGCTGGCAGTGAGACCTGGTACAGCTTGGTCTAAAGTAACTGTGAAGCCGGTTGTAGCTGGAGTGCTGATGGCTCCAGTTATGGCGACGGCTTCAGGTACGATTACATCACTTACGTTGAACCGGTACCCGGTTTTAGTAATTTCAACGGTATAAGTTTCGCCTTCAGAGAGAGCGGCTTCTACCTGGTAGGTCAGACCGCCATCTGCCGAAATGACTGAAGAAACTGCAGTTCCGCCGCTAAGCGCAAAGTCACTGGCAGTAAGGCCCGGTACAGCTTGGTCGAGCGTGACTGTGAAGCCGGTTGTACTCGGAGTGCTGATGGTTCCAGTAATGGCGACAGGCATCGGCACGGTAATATTGCCAACAGTAAAGTGGTATCCTGCTTCTGTAATCGTAACAGTGTACGTCTCACCTTCAGAGAGCACTGCTTCCACCTGGTAAGTTAAGCCTTCGTCAGCAGTGGTTACACTATCCACCGTCACTCCGCCGCTAAGGGCAAAATCGCTGGAAGTAAGCCCCGGCACGGCTTGATCCAGAGTGACTGTAAAGCCAGTTGTGCCCGGATTGCTGATGGTTCCGGCCACCTCGGTCGCCGGCGGAACTACTACATTTTCAACTACAAAACGCAGACCCGGTTCCATGATTGTAACGGTATAGGTTTCTCCGTCAGTAAGATCCGCCGATACCTGATAGCTTAAATTGCTGTCATCAAGCGGCGTGATGCTGTTCACCCTCATAGTATCGTTAAGAACAAAATACATATTAGTATATAGTAGCGCCATCCGGTCTAACGTGATCGTAAAACCGGTAGTTGATTCATTGCTGATGGTTCCGTTAATTAAAGTCTCAAAAGGGGTATTCACATTCCCAACTGTGATCCGGTAGCCTGTTTCCGTAATCGTTACTGTGTACACTGTACCGGGGGAAAGCGAAGCATTCACCATATACGTCAATCCGCCATCGGCTGTATTCACGGAAGTCACTGTAGCACCATTATTTAGCGCAAAATTGCTGGCAGTAAGCCCCGGCACGGCCTGATCCAAAGTAACTGTAAAGCCATTTGTACTTTGATTGCTGATCGTTCCAGCTACAGCTACAGGGACTGGAACCGTAACGCTCTCTACAGAGAAAAGGTAGCCTGGGTGCCTAATCATAACCGTGTACGTTTCACCCTCGGTAAGGTTAGCTTCTACCTGATAGGTAAGACCGCCATCTACAGTAGTCACGTTGCTCACCGTAGCTCCATTGCTTAGCGTAAAGTCACTTGCCGTAAGCCCAGGAAACGCCTTGTCCAAAGTGACGGTAAACCCAGTTACGCTCTCTGCACTAACAGCGCCGGTTACGATTTCTAAAGCTCGGGATGTGAGCATCAGGTTTCCTGCACCCAGAACCATGAAGTTTCCATTAATTGTTTTAATATTTTTAGCAGCAGAGTTATTCCCAATTGAGTAGGGAGCCCACTTCATTCCATCTGAAGAAATGTACCACTCTACCCCAGTCCCGCTGGCAAGGAATAAGTTATTGGCGTAAGCAGTCATGGTTGGAATAAAGTCGACTGGATCCATATTCAGTCGTGTCCAGGTTCTTCCGTCAGGCGAAGTAAGACCGTAACTTAGATTGTCATTGACTGTAATACCATAAACGTAGAATTCACCATTAGCGTATAGCATTTCATATGACTGAAACCATTCCGAACTCGGAAGTGCTGGCACCGTGGCCTTTGTCCATGTAAGGCCATCGATCGAATAGATGACTGTACTATAGGTAGTGGCTACAAATAGCCCATCTGCAAATACAACATCCTTAACAGAGTAATCAAAATTAACAGTTCTGGTGGTCCAAGTAAGGCCTAAATTCGTCGAAGAGAATACGTTATTTGTATTTTCACTTACAACTATAAGGTTTCCGTTACCGTAGGCCATACCAGTCGGGCTTATGCCAGCCAATCCTGAAGGAGTCCGTTTTTCCCAGATCCGTCCGTCTGTTGATATCATTACCGAAGATTCATCAAAGGCAAT
Coding sequences:
- a CDS encoding helix-turn-helix domain-containing protein, encoding MDSEVLRQKLEQLTGKRTGIKQLGRQHSASLFAMGTEGGEELVTHDGYLWVPLYDNDGRVTAVWVELEGLSTLEVQLVNYAARNFSVALKATGLKEEGEVEARQLSAWLNSQLEQEKTDAEIPDDMSLKGRLFGEMIPFLLVSENVHNPQISYRSLMKLLRNYFENEVILIPLQEKEWLILARKELLTGGDDKEDEEESADELLAQTCMGLHELIASEWVGVFHLAVAPAIVPVKGLTGSVALLRETIVLGRIFQVGDYIHLPWELHMERLVNSIPDGRRRQLLGQIGDYSSVLADKEMLLTLETFFEMDCNVSETAKKLYIHRNTLLYRLDKIKQETGADVRSFGDAAIVKLAMLLYKVTKRK
- the ugpC gene encoding sn-glycerol-3-phosphate ABC transporter ATP-binding protein UgpC, whose amino-acid sequence is MAGVRLEHIFKKYPGSDKATVMDINLDIKDKEFLVLVGPSGCGKSTTLRMIAGLEEISEGKMYIGDRVVNDVAPKDRDIAMVFQSYALYPHMSVYQNMAFGLKLRKVKKEEIDKKVREAAKILDIEHLLERKPKALSGGQRQRVALGRAIVRDPQVFLMDEPLSNLDAKLRGQMRAEITKLVKRLETTCIYVTHDQTEAMTMGDRIVVMYDGIIQQAASPEELYNEPTNLFVAGFIGSPTMNFINGTLSEVNGSVRFRADNLDVEVPGGKATILRNKGYIGKEVIMGLRPEDIHEEPVFLEASPNTIFTSLVDVTENLGHEMLLYLSGVGAGTVIARVDGRSTTREGSKPKLAIDMNKIHIFDKESELNVLLG
- the hprK gene encoding HPr(Ser) kinase/phosphatase; translated protein: MAKKVKVSELVQNFQLEVVSGHEGLKRPITVDDLNRPGLEMAGYFEYYPEERVQLLGKTELAFFSMLPEGERESRLRGICNDNTPCIVITRGLDVPQELIDISNEKGLPVLRSAMATTIFSSRLTSFLEGRLAPTATIHGVLCDVYGVGMLITGSSGIGKSETALELVKRGHRLIADDAVEIRQTSDNQLHGTAPELIRHLLEIRGVGIINVMTLFGAGAIRNHKRITLVVRLEAWQQDKQYDRLGLDEETTRIIDTDIPLVTIPVRPGRNLAVIIEVAAMNYRLKQMGFNAALQFTNKLTATISEDMDDLD
- the lgt gene encoding prolipoprotein diacylglyceryl transferase, producing MFYSLAIDPIVFSIGSLPVHWYGLILGFGALAGLFLAIREGKRFNIPQEFFMDLLLLGVPSAIIGARIYFVAFMWDDYKDNWIDIFKIWNGGIAIYGALIGAIICGIIYFRRKGYPFWRIVDICAPGLLAGQMIGRWGNFINQEAYGGVVAESFLRDKLHLPDFIVNQMYIGDAFHHPTFLYESLWSLLGILLLMVLRRQKFVRAGEIFLSYFIWYSIGRFFIEALRTDSLAFNGSSGVASLINGMWKPMEWLGFEQGYLDPAYGNIRISQLLAILIIVVAVVLIIVRRVTGQASAHYSDPIVSTKGTTADAVVPDHAAHTTQNASQARPAEQDKPEGGTPKE
- the ppaX gene encoding pyrophosphatase PpaX → MIECVLFDLDGTIVNTNELIINSFMHALKENNLSPLTREQIIPYMGTTLQQQMSAFSGIEDTSALELSYRAYNNAHHDELIASFPNVTETMEELRRRGIRMGIVTTKIRPTTLRALEMFDLLKYMDTIVTVNDVTHPKPHPEPVLTAVRSLNADPGRTLMVGDSAVDIQSAKAAGVLAAGVAWSLKGEETLRQYDPDYIIHDMTDLYDIVGKG
- a CDS encoding acyltransferase, coding for MVRKVTRYPVEEHNALWHIYRTVSPWKGVRNFIFIQIARYCPILPLKNWIYRRLLGMKVGKHTAFGLMAMVDVFFPELITVGENSVIGYNTTILAHEYLIKEYRLGEVIIGENVLVGANSTILPGVTIGDGSVIAAGSVVHKDVAAGAFVGGNPLRELRPASEGPIEE
- a CDS encoding acyltransferase → MNAAPQERLPQLDIYRALAIIGVLHVHASSFAAGEQALQSPYYYWLNWINIFFKFGTPSFIFLSSFVLFYNYYGRPVTRSLIGNFYRRRLKYILLPYLLASVGYYGLTLYVNGEFMQHPAENLTGFLKALFTGSAYAHLYFVFISIQFYLLFPLLLKLLQTSRVWVRWTVPLGLALQWGFILWNKYQLHIVEKGSLSISYLAYYMLGAYIAIRFEEVKPWLMKPWRELTPWLKRFTLMLVVCWLGAAFAHVQLWYQARHFGNWKDSLWYELLWNLHTMLSALMLLYLAFMIYRKVPRAIVAALTRLGELSFAVYLIHPLLLAVYRRFRFSIPVDSLTYVLFIYGGLLVALGGSWIIVHFAFRRLRWSWMAIGSVPRSLAPQVLNVKGQGMSLPQAGEEKQGQSV
- a CDS encoding acyltransferase; amino-acid sequence: MSQKERIPQLDIFRAVAIFAVLAIHATSRTLAETTGTSLFHPFLFINKFSQFAVPSFVFLSGFVLFYNYIDRPLTGKMLGKFYSRRLIYIIVPYVVFSLLYFVLKMNAGNTWGMPLDEMVRKMGKYLLTGTAYTHLYYIIIIIQFYVLFPLFLWCLQKVRRLAAWAPVIGLALQWGFVLLNKYMTNHGYWQLSKGSLAITYFSYFLLGAAVAVYYGPLKKWLIPSREGWRSAKGASWIVLWLLWAAAGIVHVELWFNNYTKKTVINSLWYEGFSNLHALLSCLVLMQLSFLLYGAGRSLLTKLLVSAGACSFGIYLLHPAILFYYRKLPFHGGSLAYTAAIFGGWLAALGISWIVVAFVFRYFKLGWVLFGSAPQKPKSKLSA